A single genomic interval of Petroclostridium xylanilyticum harbors:
- the spoVE gene encoding stage V sporulation protein E — translation MVKGRGSFDFGFFITVMILLSFGLIMVFSASSASAFYDYNDSYYVIKRQLMWAVLGLFAMFFMAGFDYKRLNRLSVPILVVSIILLIAVLIVGTEVNGAQRWLGFGGLTIQPSEVAKLAVIIFFSSSLAKKKDKIKKFFTGLMPYLMILGVVAALVILEPHLSGTVVIALVSVILLFAAGARIFHFVILSLPAIAGLVIAVIVEPYRMRRIVSFLNPWEYKMNEGWQIIQSLYAIGSGGLFGLGLGRSRQKFLYIPEAQNDFIFSILCEELGFVGAATVLVLFLILIWRGIKIALNAPDTFGSLLATGIISLIAVQVLINIAVVTSSMPVTGMPLPFFSAGGSSLLFIMAGMGIVLNISRYSNNRG, via the coding sequence TTGGTGAAAGGTAGAGGTTCTTTTGATTTTGGATTTTTTATAACTGTCATGATATTGCTTTCTTTTGGATTAATTATGGTTTTTAGTGCCAGCTCAGCTTCTGCCTTTTACGATTATAACGATAGTTATTATGTTATTAAAAGACAATTGATGTGGGCTGTATTGGGATTGTTTGCCATGTTTTTTATGGCAGGATTTGATTACAAAAGACTCAATAGATTGTCAGTTCCTATTTTAGTAGTTAGTATTATTCTTTTAATAGCTGTGTTAATTGTCGGTACAGAAGTAAACGGAGCGCAAAGATGGTTAGGTTTTGGAGGTTTGACCATTCAGCCCTCGGAAGTAGCTAAGTTAGCAGTTATCATATTTTTTTCCAGTAGCCTGGCAAAGAAAAAAGATAAAATTAAAAAATTTTTTACAGGTCTTATGCCATATTTAATGATTTTAGGCGTGGTTGCAGCCCTTGTAATTCTGGAGCCGCATTTAAGCGGTACGGTAGTAATAGCATTGGTAAGTGTAATACTATTGTTTGCTGCCGGGGCCAGGATTTTTCATTTTGTTATTCTATCCCTTCCTGCCATAGCAGGACTTGTAATTGCAGTTATTGTTGAGCCTTATCGAATGAGAAGAATAGTATCATTTCTAAATCCATGGGAATATAAGATGAATGAAGGCTGGCAGATTATTCAGTCATTGTATGCGATAGGTTCGGGAGGCCTTTTTGGTTTAGGACTTGGAAGAAGTAGACAAAAATTTTTATATATTCCTGAGGCTCAAAATGACTTTATATTTTCTATATTATGTGAAGAGCTGGGTTTTGTAGGTGCTGCTACAGTTTTAGTTCTGTTTTTGATTTTGATATGGAGAGGTATAAAAATAGCTCTAAATGCTCCGGATACCTTTGGAAGCCTTTTGGCAACAGGAATTATTTCACTTATTGCGGTACAAGTATTAATTAATATTGCGGTTGTTACTTCATCTATGCCGGTAACAGGAATGCCTTTACCTTTCTTTAGTGCCGGTGGATCGTCGCTTTTGTTTATTATGGCAGGGATGGGGATTGTTCTTAATATATCACGATATTCAAATAATAGGGGATGA
- a CDS encoding UDP-N-acetylmuramoyl-tripeptide--D-alanyl-D-alanine ligase — MKINEIVQATGGQLVNGNGEVELVDISTDSRNIKEGMFFIPLKGEKFDGHDFIPKSFEAGAVGCIVEKDINIEFHDKCVIKVGNSLKALQDIARYYRQKFSIPFVAVTGSVGKTTTKDMIACVLDQKYKVLKTLGNFNNEIGLPLTVFRLNRTHHIGVTEMGMSGFGEISRLVSIVKPETAVITNIGLSHIEKLGSQENILKAKMEVFEEFDKDSLAILNGDDRLLFNLKGNLPFRIIYYGIYNDKCELKAQDISYHGEEGSSFSIIVDGATYTVRVPVMGEHNIYNALASIAAGMEYGISMNNIIKGIALFKPEKMRMDIFESKGIKVINDCYNASPASMAAALKVLKQIHNEGRKIAILGDMLEMGEWAFDAHKKVGSDVVKNNIDYLMTVGYNGKNIALGALQAGMAEENIFSFDNNDEVIKFIDHFIKCGDAVLIKASRGMKMEGIAEHIREVR, encoded by the coding sequence ATGAAGATCAACGAAATTGTCCAAGCAACTGGAGGGCAATTGGTTAATGGTAATGGTGAGGTTGAACTCGTAGACATTAGTACGGATAGCAGAAATATCAAGGAAGGCATGTTTTTTATTCCCTTGAAAGGCGAGAAGTTTGATGGACATGACTTTATTCCTAAGTCATTTGAAGCTGGTGCTGTGGGATGTATCGTGGAAAAGGATATAAATATTGAATTTCATGATAAATGTGTTATAAAGGTTGGGAATTCGTTAAAAGCTTTACAGGATATAGCGAGGTATTACCGTCAAAAATTTTCAATACCTTTTGTTGCAGTAACGGGTAGTGTAGGTAAAACAACTACCAAAGATATGATTGCTTGCGTTCTGGACCAAAAGTATAAGGTGTTGAAGACACTGGGAAATTTCAATAATGAAATAGGTCTTCCGCTAACTGTATTCAGGTTAAACAGAACTCATCATATTGGAGTAACAGAAATGGGAATGAGTGGTTTTGGCGAGATAAGCAGACTTGTCTCTATCGTTAAACCTGAGACAGCAGTTATTACAAATATAGGGTTATCTCACATAGAAAAACTAGGTTCCCAAGAAAATATCTTGAAAGCCAAGATGGAAGTATTTGAAGAATTTGATAAGGATAGCCTGGCAATATTAAACGGAGATGACCGATTACTCTTCAATTTAAAAGGAAACTTACCATTTAGGATAATATATTACGGTATATATAATGACAAATGTGAGCTGAAGGCACAGGATATCTCATATCATGGTGAGGAAGGCAGTTCTTTCAGTATTATTGTGGATGGAGCTACATATACAGTTAGAGTACCTGTAATGGGAGAACATAATATATATAATGCGTTAGCATCCATTGCAGCAGGGATGGAATATGGCATTAGTATGAACAATATTATAAAAGGAATTGCACTTTTCAAACCTGAAAAAATGAGAATGGATATTTTTGAATCCAAAGGTATTAAAGTTATTAATGATTGCTATAATGCAAGTCCTGCTTCCATGGCAGCAGCCCTTAAGGTTTTAAAGCAAATTCACAATGAGGGCCGTAAAATTGCTATTTTGGGCGATATGCTGGAAATGGGAGAATGGGCTTTTGACGCACATAAAAAAGTTGGCAGCGATGTAGTTAAAAATAATATTGATTATTTGATGACAGTGGGATATAATGGAAAAAACATTGCTTTAGGAGCTTTGCAGGCAGGGATGGCAGAAGAAAATATTTTTAGTTTTGACAATAATGATGAAGTAATAAAATTTATCGATCATTTTATAAAATGTGGTGATGCAGTGCTTATTAAAGCCTCCAGAGGGATGAAAATGGAGGGTATTGCGGAACATATACGAGAGGTGAGGTAA
- the murG gene encoding undecaprenyldiphospho-muramoylpentapeptide beta-N-acetylglucosaminyltransferase: MKILFAGGGTAGHINPAIAVANYIRAKKPDWDILFIGTKEGLETKLVPKEGLKIKYINIKGFKRKLSIDNLVTVRDLFIGMLQARKIIAEYKPDIVIGTGGYVSGPVVLNASMMKIPTIIHEQNAIPGVTIKILSRFADVIAMGFEESKNHFKTVNKLVHTGNPIRQELINIDKETAKRRLGLDNKPVILAVGGSLGAQKINESIVEYIKSIYRKNKVYLMFGTGEKQYQDVLDTLKSQGIDLEIDKNIRVFPYINDMNIYAASDLVICRCGAMTLSEVTAMGKPAILIPSPNVTHNHQEYNARALEKQGAAIVFTEKELDSKKLNNQIENLLKDQKLLQQMANNSFNMGITNAAEKIYNIVIELLKESGK, encoded by the coding sequence TTGAAAATATTGTTTGCCGGAGGAGGTACTGCAGGACATATCAATCCTGCAATTGCTGTTGCCAATTACATCCGAGCAAAAAAACCTGACTGGGATATTCTTTTTATAGGTACTAAGGAAGGATTGGAAACAAAACTTGTTCCAAAAGAAGGATTGAAAATAAAGTACATCAACATAAAAGGATTTAAGCGCAAATTATCTATTGATAATTTGGTTACGGTCAGAGACTTATTTATAGGAATGTTACAGGCAAGAAAAATTATTGCTGAATATAAACCGGATATTGTGATTGGTACCGGTGGATATGTAAGTGGACCGGTTGTATTAAATGCTTCCATGATGAAAATACCTACTATCATACACGAACAAAACGCGATTCCGGGTGTAACTATTAAAATACTATCACGTTTTGCAGATGTAATCGCTATGGGTTTTGAAGAAAGTAAGAACCACTTCAAAACAGTTAATAAGTTAGTACATACAGGGAACCCAATAAGACAAGAGTTAATAAATATAGACAAAGAGACCGCAAAAAGACGTTTGGGATTGGATAATAAGCCTGTTATTCTTGCTGTAGGTGGAAGTTTAGGTGCACAAAAAATTAATGAGTCAATAGTAGAGTATATAAAATCAATCTATAGGAAAAATAAGGTTTATTTAATGTTTGGAACCGGTGAAAAACAATATCAAGATGTATTAGATACATTAAAAAGTCAAGGTATAGATTTGGAAATTGATAAAAATATCAGGGTATTTCCCTATATAAATGATATGAATATATATGCAGCTTCTGATTTGGTAATATGCAGATGTGGTGCAATGACTTTGAGTGAAGTGACGGCAATGGGAAAACCTGCTATTTTGATTCCGTCACCAAACGTGACTCATAATCATCAGGAATATAATGCCCGAGCTCTTGAAAAACAGGGTGCGGCAATCGTTTTTACTGAAAAGGAACTGGATAGTAAAAAGCTTAATAACCAAATTGAGAATTTATTAAAAGATCAAAAATTATTGCAGCAAATGGCAAACAATTCTTTTAATATGGGTATTACAAATGCAGCAGAAAAGATATATAATATTGTCATAGAGTTGTTAAAGGAAAGTGGAAAGTAA
- a CDS encoding small basic family protein: MILIIGLVIGLVIGFLTPIHIPSQYSSYVAIAILAALDSVFGGITASSQKNFDIKIFISGFFGNALLAALLTYIGKKLDVDIYLAAVVVFGTRLFQNFAIIRRFLLNKYLKNDNI; this comes from the coding sequence GTGATATTGATTATTGGATTAGTCATTGGACTGGTTATTGGGTTTTTAACTCCAATTCATATTCCCTCTCAGTATTCCTCTTATGTTGCTATTGCAATCCTGGCAGCTCTTGATTCTGTTTTTGGAGGAATAACAGCCAGTTCTCAAAAAAACTTTGATATAAAAATTTTTATATCGGGTTTCTTTGGGAATGCATTATTGGCTGCTTTACTGACTTATATCGGTAAGAAGCTGGACGTAGATATTTACCTTGCTGCTGTTGTGGTTTTTGGCACCAGACTTTTTCAGAATTTTGCAATTATTAGAAGATTTTTATTGAATAAATATTTAAAAAACGATAATATATAA
- the murA gene encoding UDP-N-acetylglucosamine 1-carboxyvinyltransferase yields MSRIVIAGGNILEGEVNVNGAKNAVLPILAATILNGGINVIHNCPELKDVSASLQILEFLGCEVKRQGKTIIVDSSNIKDYRVPEQLMREMRSSVIFLGSIISKCRKAVLSYPGGCEIGPRPIDLHLKALRQLGIKINEAHGYIYCDAARIDANDINLNFPSVGATENIILAAVMANGTTIIRNVAKEPEIVDLQDYLNAMGAKISGAGTSVIKIEGVEKLHDVEHTVIPDRIEGSTYLAAAAITGGTVKITNVNPEHLQAVLAALRECGCKIYVEKNTITLSRTSTLQPVDVIRTLPYPGFPTDMQAPMMSVLTLARGTSIISETIFENRFKHVEELMRMGADIMVDGRVAVIRGVEKLTGANVNAMDLRGGAALVIAGLAAEGSTVIEGVHHIDRGYEKIEDKLRLLGADIKRVD; encoded by the coding sequence ATGAGCAGAATTGTCATTGCTGGTGGTAATATACTAGAAGGTGAAGTAAATGTAAATGGTGCAAAAAATGCAGTGCTTCCTATATTAGCTGCAACTATATTAAATGGTGGTATAAATGTTATACACAATTGTCCTGAGTTAAAAGATGTATCGGCTTCTTTACAGATACTCGAGTTTCTGGGATGTGAAGTAAAAAGGCAGGGAAAAACTATTATTGTTGATTCATCAAACATAAAAGATTATCGTGTTCCTGAGCAACTAATGAGAGAGATGCGCTCGTCAGTGATTTTTTTAGGGTCAATTATTTCAAAATGCCGTAAAGCTGTTTTAAGTTATCCCGGGGGCTGCGAAATTGGACCCAGACCTATAGATCTACACCTGAAGGCATTAAGACAATTGGGAATTAAAATCAATGAGGCACATGGTTACATATATTGTGATGCTGCCAGAATTGATGCCAATGACATAAATTTGAACTTCCCAAGTGTAGGTGCCACTGAAAATATCATATTGGCAGCTGTTATGGCGAATGGCACTACCATCATAAGAAATGTTGCAAAAGAACCTGAAATAGTTGATTTACAGGACTATCTTAATGCGATGGGAGCAAAAATTTCTGGTGCTGGTACAAGTGTAATAAAAATCGAAGGTGTGGAAAAGCTCCATGATGTAGAACATACGGTGATACCTGACAGAATAGAAGGATCTACATACTTAGCTGCTGCAGCCATTACAGGTGGAACTGTTAAAATAACTAATGTTAATCCGGAACATCTTCAAGCTGTATTGGCGGCCCTTAGAGAATGTGGATGTAAAATATACGTGGAGAAAAACACTATAACTCTTTCTAGAACCTCAACACTGCAACCTGTAGATGTAATACGGACACTTCCTTATCCCGGTTTTCCTACGGATATGCAGGCACCAATGATGTCAGTGTTAACACTTGCAAGGGGGACCAGTATTATTAGTGAAACGATTTTTGAAAATAGGTTTAAGCATGTGGAAGAGCTGATGAGGATGGGTGCTGATATAATGGTTGATGGCAGGGTGGCGGTTATAAGAGGAGTTGAAAAACTTACAGGTGCTAACGTCAATGCAATGGACCTTAGAGGGGGGGCAGCTCTGGTAATTGCAGGGCTGGCTGCAGAAGGAAGTACAGTAATAGAAGGAGTTCATCACATTGACAGAGGATATGAAAAGATTGAAGATAAATTGAGATTATTAGGTGCAGATATAAAAAGGGTGGATTAG
- a CDS encoding UDP-N-acetylmuramoyl-L-alanyl-D-glutamate--2,6-diaminopimelate ligase produces the protein MLLKDLTSIIEHEYVNGDQSAEISGIAYDSRRVKPGDLFVCIKGFKVDGHEFISQAIGQGAAAVIVEKEVEDAKVPLIKVKNSRRALALISAAFFSNPSSKFKLIGVTGTNGKTTTTYLIKTILEQGGSKVGLIGTNQNMIGDKVLPAERTTPESLELQQLFSDMVKEKIDYVVMEVSSHSLELNRVDGCNFEIGIFTNITQDHLDFHVTMENYLKAKTTLFKRCKKGIINVDDSSSEYILNNGTCEMITFGIDKEADIHAKDIEISEKGVKFDVDTPYGSKFIELGIPGRFSVYNALGSIGACLALGISLEQIQQGLKQAKGVPGRAQIVETGKDFTVLIDYAHTPDGLENILNTVNGFAKGRVVTLFGCGGDRDKTKRPIMGEIAGKLSDFCIITSDNPRTEDPLQILNHIEEGIKKTDCSYVVIENRFEAIKYALENAKKDDVIVLAGKGHETYQILKDRVIHFDEKEIVESILREAGNGE, from the coding sequence ATGTTATTAAAAGATTTGACCAGCATAATTGAGCACGAATATGTAAATGGAGATCAAAGTGCTGAAATAAGCGGTATTGCTTATGATTCAAGAAGAGTAAAACCCGGGGATCTGTTTGTATGTATAAAAGGTTTTAAAGTTGATGGGCACGAATTTATTTCCCAGGCAATCGGGCAAGGAGCAGCAGCTGTTATTGTAGAAAAGGAAGTGGAGGATGCGAAGGTTCCATTGATAAAAGTTAAAAATTCCCGTAGAGCTTTGGCACTGATTTCAGCTGCTTTTTTCAGCAACCCTTCATCAAAATTTAAATTGATAGGGGTTACGGGGACTAACGGAAAGACCACTACAACATATTTAATAAAAACCATATTAGAGCAAGGCGGAAGTAAAGTTGGTCTTATAGGAACCAATCAAAATATGATTGGTGATAAAGTTCTACCGGCAGAAAGAACAACTCCGGAGTCGCTAGAATTGCAACAGCTTTTTTCAGATATGGTGAAAGAAAAGATAGATTACGTAGTAATGGAGGTATCTTCCCACTCTTTGGAACTCAATAGAGTTGACGGATGTAATTTTGAAATAGGGATTTTTACCAATATTACTCAGGACCATTTGGATTTCCATGTTACGATGGAAAATTATTTAAAGGCAAAGACAACCTTATTTAAACGCTGTAAGAAAGGTATCATTAATGTTGATGATAGTAGTAGTGAATATATATTGAATAATGGAACTTGTGAGATGATTACCTTTGGAATAGATAAGGAAGCCGATATTCACGCTAAGGATATTGAAATTTCAGAAAAAGGAGTAAAATTTGATGTTGATACTCCTTATGGTAGTAAGTTTATTGAATTAGGCATACCGGGAAGGTTTTCGGTATACAATGCATTGGGAAGTATCGGAGCATGTTTGGCTTTGGGAATAAGTCTGGAACAAATACAGCAGGGATTAAAGCAGGCTAAAGGTGTTCCAGGAAGAGCACAAATTGTTGAAACAGGTAAAGATTTTACAGTATTGATTGATTATGCCCATACACCTGATGGCCTTGAAAATATTCTTAATACTGTAAACGGGTTTGCAAAGGGCAGGGTAGTTACTTTATTCGGCTGTGGTGGAGACCGGGATAAGACAAAACGGCCGATAATGGGTGAAATAGCCGGAAAACTATCTGATTTCTGTATTATAACTTCCGATAATCCCAGGACCGAAGACCCGCTCCAAATTTTGAACCACATAGAAGAGGGTATCAAAAAGACCGATTGTTCCTATGTAGTAATCGAAAATAGGTTTGAAGCCATTAAATATGCTCTGGAAAATGCAAAGAAAGACGATGTTATTGTTTTAGCAGGAAAAGGACATGAAACATACCAGATTCTCAAAGATAGAGTAATACATTTTGATGAAAAAGAGATTGTGGAAAGTATATTAAGAGAAGCAGGGAATGGAGAGTAG
- a CDS encoding cell division protein FtsQ/DivIB has protein sequence MRNSSGNFITTTEMNKRVRYKKRTSRKFFGLLLLLIGVLLISLFLPVFNIAAIDVKGNDRVSAQDIIDASGIEKGINIFRADLVKAKTNIRKIPYIDSVKISRFFPNSITITVVERKPVGYIPFMGSYIFIDQKGNVLEVVPEVKDKILPVIVGLKFNEFKLGEVIKVDEEKKLEIIVDCVREIINNKLLDQISHIDVHDVDNIQLNVRKQIIVTLGDSQKIGYKMSFLKEILNELKNGEKGYIDLRNVDRVTFRPSEYVEVMQ, from the coding sequence ATGCGCAACAGTAGTGGTAATTTTATTACCACTACTGAAATGAACAAAAGGGTCAGATATAAAAAGAGGACAAGCCGCAAGTTCTTTGGATTGTTATTATTATTAATAGGAGTCTTATTAATTTCTTTATTTTTACCTGTTTTTAATATTGCGGCTATAGACGTCAAAGGAAATGATAGGGTTTCTGCACAGGATATAATTGATGCATCTGGAATTGAAAAAGGAATAAACATATTCAGAGCTGATTTAGTTAAAGCTAAGACTAACATAAGAAAAATTCCATATATCGATTCAGTCAAAATAAGCAGGTTTTTTCCAAATTCAATAACCATCACCGTGGTAGAACGAAAACCTGTAGGCTATATCCCATTTATGGGTTCATATATATTTATAGATCAAAAAGGAAATGTTCTAGAGGTTGTTCCAGAGGTAAAGGATAAAATTCTACCTGTGATTGTGGGCTTGAAATTTAACGAATTCAAGCTGGGAGAAGTCATCAAGGTAGATGAAGAAAAAAAGCTCGAAATTATTGTTGACTGTGTCAGGGAGATCATAAATAATAAGCTGTTAGATCAGATCTCACACATTGATGTACATGATGTTGACAATATACAGTTAAATGTAAGGAAACAAATCATTGTTACCCTGGGAGATAGTCAAAAAATAGGTTATAAAATGAGCTTTTTAAAAGAGATATTAAATGAACTAAAAAATGGAGAAAAAGGATATATTGATTTACGTAATGTAGACAGGGTTACTTTTAGGCCTAGTGAATATGTGGAGGTAATGCAATGA
- the mraY gene encoding phospho-N-acetylmuramoyl-pentapeptide-transferase, which yields MINIIASVLISFFVCLILGPFLIPILRRLKFGQSILEIGPRWHAKKSGTPTMGGIIFIIGIAIATLFLARDDKVTILLLTAIAFGIIGFIDDFIKVVLKRNLGLTASQKFTAQTLVAVAFSVFLFNAGFVNTELYIPFFSGVINLEWWLYIPFTVFVLLGTVNSVNLTDGLDGLAAGITVVVSIFFTVAAFAFKDYNTAAFAAAITGGCMGFLLFNAHPAKVFMGDTGSLFLGGAISVIAIVLKLHFLLIIVGGIYLIETLSVILQVISFKLTGKRIFKMSPLHHHFELAGWKETRVVTVFVIVTIILSFIGLLGIHNILQFIE from the coding sequence GTGATAAACATTATCGCTTCAGTTTTAATTTCTTTTTTCGTCTGTTTAATATTAGGGCCTTTTTTAATACCTATACTAAGGAGGCTTAAGTTTGGCCAGAGCATACTGGAAATAGGACCACGATGGCACGCCAAAAAATCGGGCACTCCTACAATGGGAGGAATCATTTTCATTATAGGAATTGCCATAGCTACTCTTTTTTTAGCAAGAGATGATAAAGTGACTATTTTACTTTTAACCGCAATTGCGTTTGGAATCATAGGTTTTATAGATGATTTTATAAAAGTAGTTCTTAAACGAAATCTTGGTCTTACTGCCAGTCAAAAATTTACAGCCCAAACCCTTGTAGCTGTTGCTTTCAGTGTATTCTTGTTTAATGCCGGGTTTGTAAATACTGAATTATATATACCATTTTTTTCTGGAGTCATAAATTTGGAATGGTGGTTATATATTCCCTTCACTGTTTTTGTCCTATTAGGTACAGTAAACAGTGTTAATCTTACAGATGGCTTGGATGGATTAGCAGCAGGAATAACGGTAGTTGTCTCGATTTTTTTTACAGTGGCAGCCTTTGCATTCAAGGACTATAATACTGCGGCTTTTGCCGCGGCAATAACCGGGGGATGCATGGGGTTTTTGTTGTTTAATGCCCATCCTGCAAAAGTGTTTATGGGGGATACAGGTTCTCTTTTCCTGGGAGGGGCAATATCCGTTATAGCGATTGTATTAAAATTACACTTTTTGCTTATTATCGTAGGAGGAATCTATTTAATAGAGACATTATCCGTTATACTTCAAGTTATATCTTTTAAACTTACCGGGAAGAGGATATTTAAAATGAGCCCTCTTCACCATCACTTTGAATTGGCAGGGTGGAAAGAAACTCGTGTTGTAACGGTGTTTGTAATTGTAACTATAATTCTTAGTTTTATTGGACTTTTAGGCATTCATAATATTTTACAATTTATAGAATAG
- a CDS encoding DUF881 domain-containing protein has protein sequence MKNIRAQIAIAFICIILGFMISIQFKSVKRNFSLVSKQFQRADELQLELKKEQEKNENLYKQLLQYEKDLNAYQKEAAQRSDYANALLDQLKRAEILAGLTDVEGPGVIITLNDSKLKNDSSNQVDENYFIIHDEDILMVINELADAGAEAISLNDERLIATSEIRCAGATVSVNNNRHSTPFIIKAIGDPDTLEAALNLRGGVRDILGQWGIEFNVKKSNKILVPRYNGVINFKYAVPVKKEGK, from the coding sequence ATGAAAAACATAAGGGCTCAAATCGCTATAGCATTTATTTGTATTATATTGGGATTTATGATCTCAATTCAATTTAAAAGTGTAAAAAGAAATTTTTCTCTTGTAAGCAAGCAGTTCCAAAGAGCTGATGAACTACAGCTGGAGTTAAAGAAAGAACAAGAAAAGAATGAGAATCTGTATAAGCAATTATTGCAATATGAAAAAGATTTAAATGCATATCAAAAAGAGGCAGCTCAAAGGAGCGACTATGCCAATGCATTATTGGACCAGCTAAAAAGAGCTGAAATACTTGCCGGTTTGACCGATGTAGAGGGACCAGGTGTTATTATAACACTGAACGATAGCAAATTAAAGAATGATAGTTCCAACCAGGTGGATGAAAATTACTTTATTATCCATGATGAGGATATTTTGATGGTGATAAATGAATTGGCTGATGCTGGAGCGGAAGCAATTTCACTCAATGACGAGCGTTTAATCGCTACCAGTGAAATAAGGTGTGCAGGAGCCACAGTAAGTGTAAATAACAACAGACATTCAACACCTTTTATCATTAAAGCAATCGGTGATCCTGATACTTTGGAAGCGGCATTAAATTTACGAGGTGGAGTAAGAGACATCTTAGGACAATGGGGCATTGAATTTAATGTAAAAAAATCTAATAAAATTTTAGTGCCAAGATATAATGGAGTTATTAATTTTAAGTATGCAGTACCGGTAAAGAAGGAGGGGAAGTAG